The genomic stretch TCTCTCATCCGGAACGATCGGACGGCCGCCTCGACGTCGCCGCGGCCTTCGACCGCCAGACCGCACTGCGCTAAGCCACGCATGTGCCGGGCGCCGAAGTCGCCCGGTCCGCTTTCGATACGCAGGCCGCCGATTGTGTCGCGTATCCCTATGTCGAGCGCGATGCGTGCCTCGGCCTCCTCCAGCAGCTTGTCGAAATGCCGGCCAGCCGCACGGCGATCGCCGGTCAGCCGGGCGGTCAGCGCCAGGAGCCCATGCACGATGAGATGCCGGCCCTTCCCCCGGTAGCGGTCGGCCCGCACAATCTCCTGGGCCGCTTCCGGAAAGCGTCCGGCTCGCAGGTAGGCAACGCACAAGGTTGTGCGTGCCTGAAGCAGGACCGCGCGGTCGTGCACCCGATGCGCGAGCTCAGCCGCGTCGCGGGCCGCCGCCACCACCTCCACAACCTTCCCGTCGGCGAGCCTCTCGACGAGACGCAAATCGGCCAGCCCATCCAAGTACACGGCACGGTGCCAGTCCTCGCCGCCCTTGGCCAGCAGACGCGCCTTCTCCAGCCACTGGTGGGCCTTCCCCAGGTCCTCCTGTTCAGCGTGCCAGCGCGACAGGCGCGCCGCCAGACCGACCGCGGTCGTCCGACCATCCGCATCCGCGCTCGTCTCGCCGAAGTCCGCGGAGGACGAGATTTCGTACGCCTCGGTGGCCCGATCGATCGCGTCGGTGAACTCACCCCGGCGCCGATGACAGTCGGCCAGTCCGGTCAGGGAGGCCGACATCGCCTCCGGATTGCGAGCCTCTTTCGCTTTCTCAAGGGCGTACTCGAAATTGCTCTGTGCAAGGTCGACGTCGTTGGCAGCCCATTGCATCGCGGCAAGGTCGGCGTGCAGCGCAGCCGCGACTTTCGGAGCGGCGTCCGGTCCGGCGAGCTTCAGCGCCCGCCCGTAGGCGATGCCTGCGAGATCAAGCTTGCCAAGGGCGACGTAGATGCCGCCGAGTGCCGTCTCGTTGGATGACGTTAGCTTTGGATCTCTAATCCCCGCGCGAACTCGTTCTCGCTGGCGCCGCAGCCGGGTCGAGCAGTTCCACTTTTTCAACCAGCCATCGTCAAGCTCGGTAATCAGCTCGAGGGCGGACGGGTACTCCTCCGCATCAAGCAGACATTCGAGCTCGGCGAGGTGATAACGAAGATCTTCGACCGAGCGCGGATCCTCGGCCCGGTAGGCCTCGAGGACCTCGGCAGCGTCGAAGTAGAGCTGTGAACGGTCCGGTTCCGGGATCAGTTCGACGATGGTGTCGGCGTCCGCGGGCGAGAGCCAGTACAGCCTTCCCTGCCGACGAACGAGGTGCCGGTCAACGAGGTTCTTCAGTACCTGCCGCGATCGGGGCACGAGCTCCATAACCGCCTCGACGGGCACCGGGGTGCGGCACACGGCTAGCGCCTGCAGGACGCCGCGCGAGATCGGTGGCAACCGCCGCCGAGCATTCGTACGCAATCCTGGCGCTCCCTGGAGCAGCAGCTCGATCAGGTGGGCGGCCGGGCGGTGCCGGTGGTCTCGCAGACTCGCGATGAGCTCTGGCAGGGTCATGACACCTGCCTCGCAGACAGCCGCACACACGAGGACGCCGATGTGAGCGTTGCCTTCCGCGTAGTCACGAAGGTTCCGCAGCTCAGCGTCCGACACGTTGAGGTAGCGACCAATGCGCGGGTCGACCTCCCGAAGCAGGTCGAGGAAATCAAACTGTGCGAGGGCGGGCACCACGACCGGGTCGTCGGGCCACGAGGGCACCGCCGAAAGCACGGCGCCGTGCCGCGTTTCCAGCACCACTGACACGCGGTGGCCCGGCTCGGCGTCGAGCATGTCGAAGGCGTCGGCCAGGTTCGGGTCATCGACTTGATGGGTGTGGTCGTCGAGCAGGTTCTCCGCGTTCTCAACGGTCACGACGACCGGCGTGTCCTTCAACCGGTCGAGCGCGGACTCGAGCAGCACCAGCTCGGATCCGCGTCTGGCCGGCTCCTCACCGCCGCTGATCAGCTCGACGAGCGTGCGGAGATCCAGGCGCCGATCCGCGGTGGCTCGCAGCCGGTGCACCCGCGGCGGGTGCTCGTTCCCGCTCTTCGCACTGAGACTCCCGATGACGACATCGATCAACTTGGTCTTGCCGACGCCCCGCTCGCCCTCGACGGACACGACGCCGTACGGCCCGTACGTCAGGCGGTCGGCCAGCGCTTCGCGCTCGTGGAACCGATCGATGATCTGGAGCCCGGTCGACGGCGTCCCCGGGACCGAACCCTTCCGCTCGTTCTGGATCTCGGTGAAGCTCTTCGCCGCGGCCATTGCAAGGTCGTAGCACCAGCGCCGAGCCTCTTCCGGATCATTGGTGCGAGGGTCCCGACCTACATGGCGCAGGGCGACTCCGACCAACGCCAGCAGGCATTGCTCACGCCAGTGCCCGGCGAACCCCTTGCGTTTGGGGAAACTGGCGGCACAGGCACTGTGGACCGCCCGGCTGAGATCGGCGAAGTCTCGCACATTGCCGGACAGGCCGTCCTGATCCGGGTCGACGATGGCCTTGATGATCTCTGCACGCTCACACGGCCGCCCGTCGAAGTCGTCAAGCGCCATCGCGACCAGCAGATGCATCGGGTCGCGAGCCAGCACGGCCTTGTCGTTGAAGTGGTCGTAGTCGATGAGCTGGAAGTCAGCCGACTTCACTGACGGCACGGCCGGGATGAGGATGTTGCGCGTGTTGAGGTCACCGTGGGCGTGACCGACGAACAGCCCCGGAATGAGCCGGCGACCGGCGTCGCCGGCCAGCAAAGACACCGGTCCGGCATCGAGCCCGTCGTCGACCTTACGGATCCATCGCAGCGCCCGACTCCGTCGGTGTCCGACGATGCCGCCGACCACGGACCGCACCGAGCGCGCTTCGGGCTGGGGCTCACCCTCGTTCCACTCGCCGACCACGGATTTCACTATCTTGTGATAGTCAATCGAGCGTCCCTTTTTCCGCAGGTCCTTGAGGGACCACAGCGCTTCAAGGTTGTCCCCGGCTACACGCATGAACACAGCACGCCAGCCGCCACCCAGGTCGATCGCCCCTTTCTCGACCTTGGTCAGATGCTGCCGGACGAAATCGTTGCGCACAGTAAGCGCACGGCGCAACTGCGTCGCCTGCCGCTCGGTGCAGAACTTGAGGATGCGGTGATCAACGTTCGGATCCCGCCGGATGACGCTGGCCACCGGACTGCCGCTACGCCCGGCATCGAACCATCGCTGGTGCTCCAGGCTGTACTCGGACCCTCTCTCCAGCTCCCTCTGCAGGGCGTCGATGAGGTCACGATGATCCCTGCCGGAGCCCTGCAACCATTGCTGTAGATCGATGAGTTGCCCCATGAGCGACAATGTAGACGGCAATAAATATCAACTGAATCGGCCAAACGACGGGAGGATTTCATGTGGGTCGGCGCCTGGCGGCCTCGCGGACTGGTGGCTCTGGCCGGTTCGCTCTTTTTGCTCGCGGTTGGCGCGGCAGTTGCCGGGATCGTCCTTCTGCGCAGCGCGCCGTCGTCGACCAGCACGTCGTTCGAGATCGCCAAGTGGCTGCTTCAGCTCGGCACCGTGCTCGCGGGCACCGGTTTCATCACCGCCGTCCTGCGGCAAGCCGAGGTGACGCGGGCCAAGCGTGAGGCGTGGACGACAATGCTCCAGGACATGGCGGTGGGCCAGGACGCCGTCGAGGGCGCGACCATGCGGCTGATCTCGGACGCCACCGCGGAGACGTACGCCGATCTGATCGAGAAATGCCGTGAGATGCGTACGCTGCTGCGGCGCATCATGGCCCTGCCGGAGGCCTACCAGCACCAGTCCGAGTTGCGTCGACAGATCCACCGCATGCGCCTCTATCTCAAACCATTGATACTGGAATACGAACGACATTACCTTCGGGTGGTTCGCCAGGCCCGGCTGGACGGGATGATCATCGAGGCGCGCTATCAGGAAGCCGCCAAGGACTCGCGGCAGCGGAACCTGCCGACCTTGCCGACGCCGCTGGCGCAGCCGATGGGCGTCGGGCGTCTCCTGAGCGACGGCCAGGAGTTCCCGGCCCTGGCGATCCTGCGCCGGGACTTCAACCAGGACGAGATCGAGTTCTTCCCGGAAAGCGAAATCGACGAGGCTTACGAGAACGTGAAGGCGCTCCTCCGCAAGCAGATCGGCCTAAAAGGGAGACGCCCGGTGCCCAGCTTCGATGACTCGCGTGGCGGCCGTGCTTTGCCGGCCCAGACGCCTTGATCGCTTGCTGACGATCGCTGGCGTGGTCTGACCATGGTGAGAGACCGCCTGCCCCGGTGCTGGACGTGGTCTTCCGCGGTTCTCCGGTCGTTTGGTGTAGAGGCTATGCCGAGGTCAGCTTGGTGCCGTGATCCGGGTTAACGCAGTAGAGAGTTGGTACGCCCAGGGCACGTTCGCGGGAATGCGTAGCCGCGGCGACGTTGGCTGTCGTCAGGCGGGCGGTGTGCAACAGGTGGTAGCGCAGCCGTTTCGGTTCGGCGGTGGACAGTCCGCCGTCGAGGGCGTGGATCTCCGGCAAGCGATGAGGTCGGCGGCGATCGCGGTGGGGACAGGCATTGAACCTTTTCAACCTGGCGGCGGGCCAGAGGTTGCGCGCCGTCGACCGGCGCCGGGTGGTGCTGCCCTGGCCACGTTGAAAAACGTTCATTAGCGGACCAACTTGTGCGCGTGATCGGAATTCGCAATGCTTCGAACGATCTGATCGAGGGCGGGGTGGTCCGCGGCCTGCGAGCGATTTGAATGTTGCATACTGAAGTGCTGAATCCCCAGCATGGGCTTTGAGTGAGGGCGATTGGAAGGCGCGAACGCGAGCGGTGAGCAGGAGGCCATCCGTGGATACGGGTATCAATATGATCATGTGGCCGCCGTAGCCTATGACCTGTATCGAGAGGGCCTCGAGTTTGAGCTGCGGCTTGTCGACCCTGAAGCTGGGGCGGTCGACGACTGCGTCATTGTCCAGCCGGGCATTGCGCCAGAGGTCCACGGATATCAGTACAAGTCCGCCAGCGGGAATCTGACCCTGGGCTCCCTGCTCGCCGGGCGCAAGACCAAGGGTGGGAAGCCGAAGCCGTCGCTTTTGGTCGATCTTCTTGACGGCTGGCGGAAGCTGAGCGCCCGCTACCGCGGTCACAAGGTGGTCGTCCATCTCGTGTCGCCGGAAGCGCTCTCCCGACATGATCGTCCGTACGCGGCGGCATTGAAATCGACCGCGGCAACCGAGACCAGCGCACCTGCTCCACAGCACACTGCCGCGTTTGCCGCCTCGGTCTTGCAGCCGATCCTCTCCGGAGTGAGCGTCCGCGAGACGGACCAGCGGTGGAAGCCTGTCCTGGAGTGGATTCGCCAGCAGACGGGGATGCAACACGACGAGATCGAACCGTTCCTGGCGTCGTTGCACATCGATGCCGGAACCGCCGCTGCCATGCCAGCCCGTCCGGATCGGCTGCCGGCTGACCAACGCCTGGATGATGTCGCTCATCTGGCGGCGGTGCTGTACCGACGCGTTCAGGACAGCGACCCAGGCCGGGCCGTTGTCCTCAGCCCTGTCGATGTGGCTGCGCTGGCCGGATTCGGCTATCGAGGCAGGTCTCGGCACGTTCACAGGTTTCCTGTCGAGCTTGACCGATACACACCCCTGGTCAGTGCCGAAGAGTCGCTCACCGCGATGCTTGATTCAGCCCAACGTGGATATCTCTGCGTGCTGGGCCCGCCAGGAAGCGGAAAGTCGACCCTGATCGCCCATGCCACACCGGCACTCGCCGATCGTGTAATCACCTACCTGGCTTTCCTCCCTGGCGACGCGGCCGCAGCCGGTCGTGCATCGGCTACCGACTTTCTTCACGACGTTGTCGTCCAGCTAGAAAGGTCGCAGCTGCACGTTCGAGACAGTTTGCCCGAGCGTGACGTGCCGGAGCTACGTCTGAGGTTTCGGGACCTGCTGACCGCTGCTGGTAAAGATTTTCTCGACACCGGCCGTCGTACGTTTCTGATAGTCGACGGTCTGGACCACGTCGCCCGTTCTGGGGTTACCGATCCACTGATCGCAGAACTGCCGGAGCCGGCCTCAGTCCCGGGCGGCGTGATCATCCTGCTCGGTTCCCAAAGTCTTGCCCCAGTGAATGCCCGCATTGCAAATCACGCGAGGGAACTTCTCGTGGAGGGCATCAGCCGCACGATCGACCTCACGATTCACCGTTTGACATCCACGGCGGTGGAGCGAGCGTGCCGTCGTCTCAGTACGGAGTTCCCCGCGCTGATGCTGACGAACAGTCAGGTCGGCCGGGTCGTGCAGCTCGTAGGCGGACATCCTTTGGCCTTGGCATATGTGACGAACGCCCTCATCGACCTCGCAGATGAACAAGGGGCTGCGGACTCATCCGTAGGCGCCGCCGACGAGACGATCCCGGAGGCTGCCGTCGATGAAGCCTTGGACCGATGTGTTCGATACTCCGGAAGCGTGGCTGACGACTACGCCGCCTACCTGGCAGACGTGCCGGACCGCGACGCCTTGTATGAGCTCCTCGGAGACCTAGCCCGGCTTCGTTCTCCTATCAATATGCAATGGGTTCAGATCTGGGCCGATCAGTCAGCGCTAAGAGGGCTGCGCCGCATCAGACACCTGTTCCGCATCCTCGGTCCCAAGTCGTGGATGTTCTTTCACGACTCGTTCCGGCAGTTCGTGATCGAGTCGACCAGCGTCGACGTTCTGGGCGACCCCGATCCCGACTCAAACACTGCACGCCATGCCGCCCTGGCAGACAGATGCGCGACCGCCGAGGAGGGGTCACGAGAGAGGGGCGAGGAGTTCTTCCATGCCTCGCAGTCCGGCCAGAGCCAACGTGCACTTTTACTGGCAACCCCTCAGCAGCTGCGCTCGCGATTCCTGGCCGGCACCTCACCAGTCGTCCTAACCGAAGACATACACGTCGCCATGCGCCTCGCGGCGCAGGAAAACGACGGGAGTTCGCTTGTCGGACTCATCCTGATCCACGCAGAGCTCCAGTCCCGAGAGCAGGTACTTGGGGAAGTCGACCTGACCGGAATGTGGATCGACGCCGAAAATCCGGATGCCGCTCTTGCATATGCGCTTCCCGACGGTGCCCTGCGTATTTCCACCCGACACGCGCTCAAGGCTGCTGTCCGGCTCGATGAACTCGGCCATCCAGCGGCTCGCTTGCTGTTCGACGCGGCAGACATCCGCGAACTCAATGCGCTCGGAAGCCATGAGTACTGGGAGACGTTGCAGGTGTGGGCAGCCGGAACGGCTCGCTTTCGCCCTCTATCCGTAATACAAACCATCCTGCGTCGAATGTCTGAGAGCAATGTGCCTCGCCGGACGCGCAACCTGGAACACCCGGCACTCGACGCTTATGTTCTCGGAGACCGCGCAGTGCATTTCGCCGGATATGCTATCAATGAATTGCTGCGAATCGGAAGAATGGCTAACGCAGCAGACCTGACGGCGACCTTGCGAGCGGCGCTGCCCAGCACGCGCGCGGCCATATCATCTGAGGATGGCCATTCCGGGAACAGCCTCGTCGAATCGGCGTATCAAGCAGTCGCGGACGCGAGTCTTCAAATTGCCGCAGCGCGAGTCAAGGCCGGTTGCTTGGAAGAAGCATTCGAATCGCTTCGCGGTCTCTCTTCTCCGGCAGGAAAGGACGACGCCGAACCGGCAATCCTTGATGGTGCGAATCGCGCGACTCGCACTGACGCTATACGACTTGCGCTGCAGATCGCGGTTAGAAGCATAGGTGCGGCGTCCCCTGGCCTACCGGCTGCCGGAGAAGGTGGCGCGGTTGAGTCCGATGTTGAGGCCCCAAAAATGCTCAGCGCATCGGCGTTCGGCCTTGCCAACGACTTGCTTCGCAGAGCGGGCAACCTTGCGGAAATCACCAGCAGTGACCTGTCGGCTACGGCCGATCTGAGCGACGTGCTCATCACGGCGTTGATCGAACGCGCCAATCACATAGTCTCGGCAGGTCAGACGGCCCGTCTTAGCGGCGACGCCATAACGGTCGATCTGCTGACGGCTGCGGCGCCAGCGCTTAGCGGCCTATCGGCAGGCGCCGGCGCCGACCCTGGAGCACCCGCAAATCGCGATCGAAGAATGTTCGGCTACATCGAGCAACTGAACAAGACGATCACGAATCTCGCAGTGCTTAACGCGGCTGCGGTTCTGGGCGA from Paractinoplanes brasiliensis encodes the following:
- a CDS encoding tetratricopeptide repeat protein, with amino-acid sequence MGQLIDLQQWLQGSGRDHRDLIDALQRELERGSEYSLEHQRWFDAGRSGSPVASVIRRDPNVDHRILKFCTERQATQLRRALTVRNDFVRQHLTKVEKGAIDLGGGWRAVFMRVAGDNLEALWSLKDLRKKGRSIDYHKIVKSVVGEWNEGEPQPEARSVRSVVGGIVGHRRSRALRWIRKVDDGLDAGPVSLLAGDAGRRLIPGLFVGHAHGDLNTRNILIPAVPSVKSADFQLIDYDHFNDKAVLARDPMHLLVAMALDDFDGRPCERAEIIKAIVDPDQDGLSGNVRDFADLSRAVHSACAASFPKRKGFAGHWREQCLLALVGVALRHVGRDPRTNDPEEARRWCYDLAMAAAKSFTEIQNERKGSVPGTPSTGLQIIDRFHEREALADRLTYGPYGVVSVEGERGVGKTKLIDVVIGSLSAKSGNEHPPRVHRLRATADRRLDLRTLVELISGGEEPARRGSELVLLESALDRLKDTPVVVTVENAENLLDDHTHQVDDPNLADAFDMLDAEPGHRVSVVLETRHGAVLSAVPSWPDDPVVVPALAQFDFLDLLREVDPRIGRYLNVSDAELRNLRDYAEGNAHIGVLVCAAVCEAGVMTLPELIASLRDHRHRPAAHLIELLLQGAPGLRTNARRRLPPISRGVLQALAVCRTPVPVEAVMELVPRSRQVLKNLVDRHLVRRQGRLYWLSPADADTIVELIPEPDRSQLYFDAAEVLEAYRAEDPRSVEDLRYHLAELECLLDAEEYPSALELITELDDGWLKKWNCSTRLRRQRERVRAGIRDPKLTSSNETALGGIYVALGKLDLAGIAYGRALKLAGPDAAPKVAAALHADLAAMQWAANDVDLAQSNFEYALEKAKEARNPEAMSASLTGLADCHRRRGEFTDAIDRATEAYEISSSADFGETSADADGRTTAVGLAARLSRWHAEQEDLGKAHQWLEKARLLAKGGEDWHRAVYLDGLADLRLVERLADGKVVEVVAAARDAAELAHRVHDRAVLLQARTTLCVAYLRAGRFPEAAQEIVRADRYRGKGRHLIVHGLLALTARLTGDRRAAGRHFDKLLEEAEARIALDIGIRDTIGGLRIESGPGDFGARHMRGLAQCGLAVEGRGDVEAAVRSFRMRDLPRRPHAPGLVTRLVFLLKTLEPPDGHPGLLEPAIRALEDP